A single Flavobacterium sp. 1 DNA region contains:
- a CDS encoding glycoside hydrolase family 32 protein encodes MKSKKHLPLAFCSAVLLSIGSCKPYSAAAQTTAVSVSASVEEQLYRPNFHYTPKKGWMNDPNGMFYADGQYHLLYQYYPDGNKWGPMHWGHAISIDLIKWEEQPIAIYPDKDKYIFSGSATVDINNTSGLGTGKMTPIVAIYTLHDMAKEKDNKIDFEQQDIAYSNDNGFTWQKFEEGNPVIKNPGIRDFRDPKMSWDGMHKQWIMVLAAQDRVQLYKSKNLKNWEYLSDFGKNIGAHGGVWECPDFFQMKVEGTNEIKWVLIQSLNPGGANGGSGTQYFIGDFDGTTFTLDSNFAKRTEQEKAVWLDYGKDNYAGVTWNNVPNSDGRKLFIGWMSNWDYAQQVPTFIWRGSTTIAREIKLVKKGSAYSLISNPVKEIDKYISKTIKEKSLKGKGKLDFVTAGKIDLTKAIVNFDLKNLKQDTYTFILSNTLGESLTFGINNSDHYLFADRSKSGKTDFSEKFASTVTKAALEGEQKDAAFKIVLDKTSIELFYNNGEKVITEIFFSNQPFTSLSVSSNQEIELSNLVINQLNIN; translated from the coding sequence ATGAAATCAAAGAAACATCTACCGCTGGCATTTTGTAGTGCAGTACTGCTCTCCATTGGAAGCTGTAAGCCCTATTCGGCTGCTGCACAAACAACTGCTGTTTCGGTATCAGCTTCTGTTGAGGAACAATTGTACCGCCCAAATTTTCACTATACGCCAAAAAAAGGCTGGATGAACGATCCCAATGGAATGTTCTATGCTGACGGACAGTATCATTTGCTTTATCAATATTATCCTGATGGAAATAAATGGGGACCAATGCATTGGGGACACGCCATTAGCATAGATTTAATTAAATGGGAAGAACAGCCTATTGCAATTTATCCGGATAAAGACAAATATATTTTTTCAGGAAGTGCAACAGTAGATATAAATAATACATCAGGTTTAGGAACTGGAAAAATGACTCCGATTGTGGCGATTTATACTTTGCATGATATGGCAAAGGAAAAAGACAACAAGATTGATTTTGAACAGCAGGATATTGCGTATTCGAACGATAACGGTTTTACATGGCAGAAATTTGAGGAAGGAAATCCTGTCATAAAAAACCCTGGAATTCGTGATTTTCGTGATCCTAAAATGAGTTGGGATGGAATGCATAAACAATGGATAATGGTTCTTGCAGCACAAGACCGAGTGCAGCTTTATAAATCCAAGAATCTTAAAAACTGGGAATATTTGTCGGATTTTGGAAAGAATATTGGCGCTCATGGCGGAGTTTGGGAATGTCCTGATTTTTTTCAGATGAAAGTGGAAGGAACGAATGAAATCAAATGGGTTTTAATTCAGAGTTTGAATCCAGGCGGTGCAAACGGAGGTTCAGGAACTCAATATTTCATTGGGGATTTTGACGGCACCACTTTTACTTTAGACTCTAATTTTGCAAAAAGAACAGAACAAGAAAAAGCGGTTTGGCTGGATTATGGAAAAGATAATTATGCTGGTGTGACTTGGAATAATGTTCCAAATTCTGACGGAAGAAAATTATTCATCGGATGGATGTCCAATTGGGATTACGCACAGCAAGTGCCCACATTTATTTGGAGAGGAAGCACTACTATTGCGCGCGAAATTAAATTAGTAAAAAAAGGAAGTGCATACAGCTTGATAAGCAATCCCGTAAAAGAAATCGATAAATATATTTCTAAAACCATTAAAGAAAAATCATTAAAAGGAAAAGGAAAACTAGACTTTGTAACGGCTGGAAAGATAGATTTGACTAAAGCAATTGTCAATTTTGATTTAAAAAATCTGAAACAGGACACTTACACTTTTATCCTTTCTAATACACTTGGAGAATCCTTGACTTTCGGAATCAATAATTCAGATCATTATTTATTTGCAGATCGTTCCAAATCTGGAAAGACTGATTTCTCTGAAAAATTTGCTTCAACAGTTACCAAAGCAGCTTTAGAAGGAGAGCAGAAAGATGCTGCTTTTAAAATTGTTTTGGACAAAACATCAATTGAACTTTTTTATAACAATGGCGAAAAAGTAATTACCGAAATCTTTTTCTCAAATCAGCCATTTACTTCTCTTTCAGTTTCTTCAAACCAAGAAATTGAATTGAGCAATCTCGTAATTAACCAATTAAATATAAACTAA
- a CDS encoding sugar porter family MFS transporter produces MNKILLWSVTAALAGFLFGFDTVVISGADKQLQLLWQSSDAFHGSVVMAMALWGTVVGAIFGGIPTNKIGRKKTLLWIGILYFVSAIGASFADDPYVFAFFRFIGGLGVGASTIAAPAYVSEIAPADKRGRLVALYQFNIVLGILIAFISNYFLKDIGENAWRWMIGVQAIPSIIYILFILTIPESPRWLISKNRDEEARKVLFKIDPSADLKDIMDDSRENGVTKHENIFMKKYRFPLMLAFFIAFFNQFSGINAFLYYAPRIFEEAGLGQNTALLSSIGIGITNLIFTLIGVALIDKLGRKLLMYIGSVGYIISLGLVSASFYYNWGGLSVPIFLFLFIASHAIGQGAVIWVFISEIFPNHIRASGQAFGSSVHWVLAAIIPSLIPMLFSEIGPEVVFLIFTLMMVLQLLFVIFMMPETKGISLEVLSENLTKKNTKKNEIKETSTAGIL; encoded by the coding sequence ATGAACAAGATATTACTTTGGTCTGTTACTGCTGCACTGGCAGGTTTTCTTTTCGGTTTTGATACCGTAGTTATTTCTGGAGCTGATAAACAATTACAGCTTCTTTGGCAATCATCTGATGCTTTTCATGGATCTGTTGTTATGGCAATGGCACTATGGGGAACAGTTGTAGGTGCTATTTTTGGAGGAATTCCAACTAATAAAATAGGACGCAAAAAAACACTGTTGTGGATCGGAATTTTATATTTTGTTTCGGCCATAGGTGCTTCTTTTGCAGATGATCCTTATGTTTTTGCATTTTTCAGATTTATAGGAGGTTTAGGTGTTGGTGCATCAACCATTGCTGCTCCGGCTTATGTTTCTGAAATTGCTCCAGCAGACAAACGTGGACGATTAGTAGCTTTGTACCAGTTTAATATTGTACTGGGAATCCTAATTGCCTTTATATCCAATTACTTTTTAAAAGATATAGGAGAAAATGCTTGGCGCTGGATGATTGGAGTCCAGGCTATTCCATCGATTATCTATATTCTTTTTATACTTACGATTCCGGAAAGTCCGAGATGGTTAATATCTAAAAATCGGGATGAGGAGGCACGCAAAGTGTTGTTTAAAATTGATCCGTCTGCAGACCTCAAAGACATAATGGATGATTCGAGAGAAAATGGTGTTACCAAACATGAAAATATTTTCATGAAAAAATACCGTTTCCCATTAATGCTGGCTTTTTTTATTGCATTTTTTAATCAGTTTTCGGGAATTAATGCGTTTTTATATTATGCACCAAGAATTTTTGAAGAAGCAGGTTTAGGACAAAATACAGCTTTATTGAGCAGTATTGGAATCGGGATTACAAATCTTATATTTACTTTAATCGGTGTGGCATTAATTGACAAATTAGGAAGAAAGTTGTTAATGTACATTGGTTCTGTCGGATATATTATTTCGTTGGGATTAGTCTCTGCTTCTTTTTATTACAATTGGGGAGGGTTATCAGTACCTATTTTCCTTTTCTTATTCATTGCTTCGCATGCTATTGGTCAGGGAGCCGTTATATGGGTTTTCATCTCAGAAATTTTTCCAAATCACATTCGTGCTTCAGGACAAGCTTTTGGAAGTTCAGTGCACTGGGTTCTGGCAGCGATTATTCCATCTTTAATCCCGATGCTGTTTTCAGAAATCGGCCCTGAAGTTGTCTTCTTAATTTTTACTTTGATGATGGTGCTTCAGTTGCTGTTTGTAATCTTTATGATGCCGGAAACCAAAGGAATTTCTCTGGAAGTATTAAGTGAAAATCTAACTAAAAAAAATACCAAAAAAAATGAAATCAAAGAAACATCTACCGCTGGCATTTTGTAG
- a CDS encoding substrate-binding domain-containing protein, producing the protein MYQFVKYILLLFLASLSLVSCKEKQGDKIEVGFSQAMTTDDWRKQMNNSMKIEASLRPGVDLKISDANNNIEKQIEDIERFIANKADIIIVSPIQSKPLTAVVEKSLKAGIPVLVVDRKIDGENYTAYLGADNIEIGRIASRYIISHSKGSGKIIEITGANGSSPAYERSLGFDQIINENKRFKVRNTIHGDWEGESVKAPLKTILLQNPDVEYIFAHNDRMALSAWETAKTVGLEKKIKFIGVDGLNTVNGGIELVKNGVLDATILYPTGGNEALKLALKMYNKEPISKNNILNTIIIDQNNAEIIENQMDKVDQQQVVIESQQGAIKVQEREYASQNNLVRLLSFFLVIILSLTIYSIYSTISISRKKKQLERINQTVIDQNHEIQEMAKIAERSNEAKLNFFTGLSHEFKTPITLIMSYVESLIENEKIKGTVLIEEIKLIHKNSNRLLRLINQLLDFRKIEERKFTLRASNTKIYDFTNEVMRNFKGEAARRNIDFQLTCKNKNLELFIDRGLMDKVYFNLLSNAFKFTPDNGKINIFIIENQGKTVKISFKDSGIGIPEDELSNVFNPFFRASNNNKNSSGIGLHLSKEFVLLHKGTIELKSKQGSEFVITLLKGNSHLQPSEIINRAENISIAPNLITDNLDIESDSRQVHVISESEKYSLLVIEDNIDLVTFLKAKLANEYVVHTSDGSDAIEKAMEIIPDIIICDINLVDKDGYEISKELKKDLRTSHIPIIILTAQSNKESVLKGLQSGVDQYLTKPFSLSILKQSISGLLFNREKLRYYYTNNIYRIEPESKFGNQEQSFITKMNDIIKLNVDDPKFSVEDLADKLSVSRVQLYRKVKAIIGINISDHINNVKLEKAAELLKSNDMNISEIAYSLGFSSPNYFSTAFKNKFGISPKEYKFSN; encoded by the coding sequence ATGTATCAATTTGTAAAATATATTTTGCTGCTTTTTTTAGCATCATTAAGTTTGGTTTCCTGTAAAGAAAAACAAGGAGACAAAATCGAAGTTGGTTTTTCTCAAGCTATGACAACTGATGACTGGCGTAAACAGATGAACAATTCCATGAAAATTGAAGCTTCTTTACGGCCTGGAGTCGATTTAAAAATTAGCGATGCCAACAATAATATCGAGAAACAAATAGAGGATATCGAAAGGTTTATAGCGAACAAAGCCGATATTATAATTGTATCTCCGATTCAATCAAAACCCTTGACGGCAGTTGTCGAAAAATCATTAAAAGCAGGAATCCCGGTTCTTGTGGTAGACAGAAAAATTGATGGCGAAAACTACACCGCCTATCTTGGAGCCGATAATATTGAAATTGGCAGAATTGCCTCCCGATATATTATTTCGCACAGTAAAGGTTCCGGTAAAATTATTGAAATTACCGGAGCAAATGGCTCATCGCCGGCATATGAGCGCAGTCTTGGTTTTGACCAGATCATTAATGAAAACAAGCGTTTTAAAGTCAGAAATACCATTCATGGCGATTGGGAAGGGGAGTCGGTCAAAGCACCTTTGAAAACAATTCTTTTACAAAATCCTGACGTTGAATACATTTTTGCTCATAACGACCGCATGGCATTGAGTGCTTGGGAAACTGCCAAAACAGTAGGACTAGAAAAGAAAATTAAATTTATTGGTGTTGATGGATTAAATACCGTTAATGGTGGTATCGAATTAGTAAAAAACGGGGTTTTAGACGCAACCATTTTATATCCAACCGGAGGAAATGAAGCATTGAAACTGGCGTTGAAAATGTATAATAAAGAACCAATTTCCAAAAATAACATCCTGAATACCATTATTATCGACCAGAATAATGCAGAAATTATCGAAAATCAAATGGATAAGGTCGATCAGCAGCAAGTGGTTATTGAGTCACAACAAGGAGCAATAAAAGTACAGGAAAGAGAATATGCCTCGCAGAACAACCTGGTTCGGCTGTTGAGTTTTTTCTTAGTGATTATTTTGAGTTTGACTATTTACAGTATTTATTCGACTATTTCTATTTCAAGAAAGAAAAAACAGCTTGAAAGAATCAATCAGACAGTAATTGACCAGAATCATGAAATTCAGGAAATGGCTAAAATTGCCGAGAGAAGCAATGAGGCCAAATTGAATTTTTTTACCGGACTTTCGCACGAATTTAAAACTCCTATAACTTTGATTATGAGTTATGTGGAATCTTTAATTGAAAATGAAAAAATTAAAGGAACTGTTCTTATTGAAGAAATAAAACTGATCCATAAAAATTCTAACAGATTGTTACGATTAATAAATCAGTTGCTGGATTTTAGGAAAATTGAAGAGCGAAAATTTACCTTAAGAGCCTCAAATACCAAAATTTATGATTTTACAAACGAAGTAATGAGAAACTTTAAAGGTGAAGCTGCCCGCAGGAATATTGATTTTCAGCTTACTTGTAAAAATAAAAATCTGGAGTTATTTATTGACAGAGGATTAATGGATAAAGTTTATTTTAATTTGCTTTCCAACGCCTTTAAATTTACACCTGACAATGGAAAAATAAATATTTTCATTATTGAAAATCAGGGTAAAACAGTTAAAATAAGTTTTAAGGATTCTGGAATTGGAATCCCTGAAGATGAATTGTCTAATGTTTTTAATCCATTTTTCAGAGCTTCAAATAATAATAAAAACAGTTCAGGAATCGGACTTCATTTGTCAAAAGAATTCGTGCTCTTGCATAAAGGGACTATTGAATTAAAATCCAAGCAGGGAAGTGAGTTTGTGATTACTTTATTAAAAGGGAACAGTCATCTGCAGCCGTCTGAAATCATAAATAGAGCCGAAAACATAAGCATTGCTCCGAATTTGATAACTGATAATTTAGATATAGAATCTGATAGTAGACAGGTACATGTAATTTCTGAATCAGAAAAATATTCTCTTTTGGTTATTGAAGATAACATCGATTTGGTTACATTTCTGAAAGCTAAATTAGCTAACGAATATGTAGTTCATACCTCAGACGGAAGCGATGCTATTGAAAAAGCAATGGAAATTATTCCGGATATCATCATTTGCGACATTAATTTAGTTGATAAAGATGGCTATGAAATTAGCAAAGAACTGAAGAAAGATCTGCGTACTTCACACATTCCAATTATTATTCTAACGGCACAAAGCAACAAGGAATCTGTTTTAAAAGGATTACAGAGTGGTGTGGATCAATATCTTACGAAACCTTTTAGCCTTTCGATTTTAAAACAATCTATCTCCGGTTTGCTTTTCAACAGGGAAAAACTTCGTTATTACTATACTAATAATATTTACCGCATTGAACCTGAATCAAAATTTGGCAATCAGGAGCAATCTTTCATTACCAAAATGAACGATATCATTAAATTGAATGTTGATGATCCTAAATTCTCTGTTGAAGATTTAGCCGATAAACTAAGTGTTTCCAGAGTTCAGTTATATCGAAAGGTAAAAGCGATTATCGGAATTAATATCAGTGATCATATTAATAATGTAAAATTGGAGAAAGCTGCAGAGCTTTTAAAGTCAAATGATATGAATATTTCTGAAATTGCATACTCACTTGGATTCTCTTCTCCAAACTACTTTTCTACAGCTTTTAAGAATAAATTTGGAATTTCACCAAAGGAATATAAATTTTCAAATTGA
- a CDS encoding NHLP bacteriocin export ABC transporter permease/ATPase subunit: MSTKDKIGIGVEEPLILNSSDKFWMVVSGEVNVFYVRVDEKGEYLCALKYLYSAKKGDLLFSLLSPDCKDDIRLIVFSNEANLLSINKHELITIDHFFLKGMIDKWILKTSFKINSSNAPKSYSTLENYNDFILNQNTIAYPSQGINWVSLIHGQLSVFSEQETINSDDTLKFPIPVCNKLWVKSMSEFSELKLISTREVLEDEINFLISLEKLQAYFYNQLCKNIEINSLFENNNLNDKLIHQEEELKNTLEKIKSIVTGSKKKLHRTNNKKQNILYLTCQLIGEHAGFKCEEPKHFESDIHNANNLLYAIAQSSKVRIRKIILRDVWWKDENGHLLAFIKESDEPVALIQQNSTTYIIKNLSKGTETVVNNEIAESLNPIGYMFFSGFDIKMDSIKKVLSFAMNGVKKDAKLLLIASLVGSLIGLLIPVLSGMIYDDVIPTADKSIHLEIFTIMIIIGLVSAGLQLTQGVLQMRVESKSSINLQAGVMDYILRLPVTFYKKYTAGDLTNRVLSINSIRQILSNTLMTVVLSGAFSFVNLLLLFYYDSSLAWVGVGLVLIAIAFMVLMGWLKLKYDREVSKYEGEIQGFLFEFLSGISKIRITGGEKRIFSLWGDKFSKLKKLGFSSGSYQNFVEVFNSSYPLFTSILFFSFIYYTVLNSQNSGMLSVGSFMAFIISFNKFLNDSLRLSMAFISSLSVIPLYERVRPILEEKPESIEESIDPGELMGEIELNSISFRYYEDQPLILKNVTFKIKPGEMVAFVGASGSGKSTIMRLLLGFEHPELGSIFYDGNTFDAMNKELTRRQIGVVLQNGTLMSGSIYQNIVGNSELTLEDAWAAARMAGMEDDIKNMPMEMHTFISEGAGTFSGGQRQRLMIARAIVHKPRLLFMDEATSALDNKTQNIVAESLDKLQATRIVIAHRLSTIKNADRIFVLEKGEIKESGTYDELIQMEGLFTELAKRQIA; encoded by the coding sequence ATGTCAACGAAAGATAAAATAGGTATAGGAGTTGAAGAACCATTGATACTAAATAGTTCAGACAAATTTTGGATGGTGGTTTCTGGTGAAGTTAATGTGTTTTATGTTAGAGTTGATGAAAAAGGAGAATATTTATGCGCGTTAAAATATCTTTACTCTGCAAAAAAAGGGGACTTATTATTTAGTTTACTATCTCCTGACTGTAAGGATGATATTCGTTTAATTGTTTTTTCTAACGAAGCTAATTTACTATCTATAAATAAACACGAACTCATTACTATAGATCATTTCTTTCTAAAAGGTATGATTGATAAATGGATATTAAAAACTTCATTTAAAATTAATTCAAGTAATGCTCCAAAATCTTACAGCACGTTAGAGAACTATAATGATTTTATTTTAAATCAAAACACTATAGCATACCCTTCTCAGGGAATAAATTGGGTAAGTTTAATTCATGGACAACTTTCCGTTTTCTCAGAACAGGAAACAATTAACTCTGACGATACCCTTAAATTTCCAATTCCTGTTTGTAATAAGTTATGGGTTAAATCAATGTCTGAATTTTCTGAATTAAAATTGATAAGTACCAGAGAAGTTTTAGAAGATGAAATTAATTTTTTAATTTCCTTAGAAAAATTACAAGCTTATTTTTACAATCAGCTTTGCAAAAATATTGAGATCAATAGTTTGTTCGAAAACAATAACCTAAATGATAAATTAATTCATCAGGAAGAAGAATTAAAAAACACTTTAGAAAAAATAAAATCTATAGTTACGGGTAGTAAAAAAAAATTACATCGCACGAATAATAAAAAGCAAAACATACTGTATTTAACATGTCAATTAATTGGAGAACATGCTGGCTTTAAATGTGAAGAGCCAAAACATTTTGAGTCAGATATACATAACGCAAACAATCTGCTATATGCTATTGCTCAAAGTTCTAAAGTAAGAATACGAAAAATTATTTTGAGAGATGTGTGGTGGAAAGATGAAAATGGGCATTTATTAGCATTTATAAAAGAGTCTGATGAGCCTGTTGCTCTTATACAGCAAAATTCTACAACTTACATAATCAAAAATCTTTCAAAAGGAACTGAAACTGTTGTTAATAATGAAATAGCCGAATCTTTAAATCCTATAGGTTATATGTTTTTTTCTGGATTTGATATAAAAATGGATTCCATAAAAAAAGTATTAAGTTTCGCTATGAATGGTGTGAAAAAAGACGCGAAACTATTATTAATTGCTTCTTTAGTCGGAAGTCTAATTGGTTTATTAATTCCTGTATTATCTGGGATGATATATGATGATGTAATACCAACTGCAGATAAATCCATACATTTAGAAATCTTTACGATTATGATAATTATAGGTTTGGTATCTGCCGGACTGCAACTTACTCAAGGAGTCCTACAAATGAGAGTAGAGTCAAAATCAAGTATTAACCTACAAGCCGGAGTGATGGATTATATACTTCGCTTACCTGTAACTTTTTATAAAAAATATACTGCTGGTGATCTCACAAATAGAGTTTTAAGTATTAATTCAATTAGACAAATCCTTTCTAATACACTTATGACGGTAGTACTTAGTGGGGCATTCTCATTTGTTAATTTATTACTTCTCTTTTATTATGATTCGAGTTTAGCATGGGTAGGAGTTGGACTTGTTTTAATTGCTATTGCTTTTATGGTTTTAATGGGCTGGCTAAAATTGAAGTATGATCGAGAGGTGTCTAAATACGAAGGAGAAATTCAAGGTTTCCTTTTCGAATTTTTATCTGGAATTAGTAAAATAAGAATAACCGGAGGTGAAAAAAGAATTTTTTCTTTATGGGGTGATAAGTTTTCAAAATTAAAAAAATTAGGATTTAGTTCGGGGAGTTATCAAAACTTTGTAGAAGTTTTTAATAGCTCTTATCCTCTTTTTACAAGTATATTATTTTTTTCATTTATATATTATACAGTTTTAAATTCTCAAAATTCTGGAATGTTATCTGTAGGATCATTTATGGCTTTTATCATTTCCTTTAATAAATTTTTAAATGATAGTTTAAGATTAAGTATGGCATTTATTTCTTCACTTAGCGTTATTCCTTTGTACGAAAGAGTAAGGCCAATTTTAGAAGAAAAACCAGAATCGATTGAAGAAAGCATTGATCCAGGAGAATTAATGGGTGAAATTGAACTGAATTCTATATCTTTTAGATATTATGAAGATCAGCCGCTAATTTTAAAAAATGTTACATTTAAAATAAAACCGGGTGAAATGGTTGCGTTTGTAGGCGCGTCTGGCTCTGGGAAATCAACAATTATGAGACTTCTTTTAGGCTTTGAACACCCTGAGTTAGGTTCTATATTCTATGATGGTAATACATTTGACGCAATGAATAAGGAACTTACAAGGCGACAAATAGGTGTAGTGTTGCAAAATGGAACGCTTATGTCAGGTAGTATTTATCAAAATATTGTTGGTAATTCAGAATTAACATTAGAAGATGCTTGGGCCGCAGCACGTATGGCTGGTATGGAAGATGACATAAAGAATATGCCAATGGAAATGCATACATTTATTAGTGAAGGAGCAGGTACATTTTCAGGAGGTCAAAGACAAAGATTAATGATTGCCAGAGCAATTGTTCATAAACCCAGATTATTATTTATGGATGAGGCAACAAGCGCTCTTGATAATAAAACTCAAAATATTGTTGCAGAAAGTTTAGATAAACTTCAAGCTACCCGCATAGTTATTGCACATAGGTTGAGTACTATAAAAAATGCTGACCGTATTTTTGTTTTGGAAAAAGGAGAAATCAAAGAATCAGGAACTTATGATGAGCTAATTCAAATGGAAGGTTTGTTTACAGAACTTGCTAAACGTCAAATTGCCTAA
- a CDS encoding NHLP family bacteriocin export ABC transporter peptidase/permease/ATPase subunit, translating to MKNNTNLLIKKQAKPVKVPTVLQMESVECGAAALSIILGHFGKFVPLEKLRIACGVSRDGLKATNILKAAKEYGLEAKGYAKSIEKLMQLETPSIIFWNFNHFLVLEGFTKKRVYLSDPAQGRYYVSHNEFDDSYTGVVLTFSPSTEFEKGNHKKGLKSSLISRIANSKLSVIYIVIASLFLVIPGLVIPSFLKIFIDKYLINNFSGFVMPLLLIMGVVLIVNASLVYLQQYFLLKLETKLALVTSSKFLWHVFHLPIAFFTQRYSGEIGNRVSLNDKVAKLLSGDLANAALNVIVVIFYAILMFSYDVTLTLIGVFMAALNVVALRYVSTARKDGSRRLSNEMGKLLGTTTSGISMIETLKSSGRENDFFTNWIGYLAKVMNAQQEFGWLTIRLNILPNLISSLTNTLILGIGALRIMEGEMTLGTLVAFTFLMNNFITPVNQLVSVGAMLHETESDMARIDDVMNYEIDKQFIDNEDENIQKTKNQFINNKLIGYFEMKNVTFGYSRTMPALIENFNLKLRPGSRVALVGGSGSGKSTVARIASGLYDPWEGDILLDNKNRAGIPRHIITESLAVIDQEVLVFNGTIKENISFWDTMIPEKNIINSARDADIHDVIAARNDGYESSVLEGGSNFSGGQRQRIEIARALVCNPTILIMDEATSALDSTTEKIVMDNIKKRGCTCLIVAHRLSTIMDCDEIIVMEFGKIVERGSHKELLKLNGVYAKLIETK from the coding sequence ATGAAAAATAACACAAACTTACTTATAAAAAAACAAGCTAAACCTGTCAAAGTGCCGACTGTTTTACAGATGGAAAGCGTTGAATGTGGTGCTGCAGCTTTAAGTATTATTTTAGGACATTTTGGCAAGTTTGTTCCATTAGAAAAATTGAGAATAGCTTGTGGGGTATCACGAGATGGATTGAAAGCTACTAATATCTTAAAAGCTGCTAAAGAGTATGGATTAGAAGCAAAAGGATATGCTAAATCTATTGAAAAACTAATGCAATTAGAAACTCCATCGATTATCTTCTGGAATTTTAACCATTTTTTAGTTCTGGAGGGTTTTACAAAAAAGAGAGTCTACCTTAGTGACCCGGCACAAGGGAGGTATTATGTGAGTCATAATGAATTTGACGATTCTTATACAGGTGTGGTTTTAACCTTTAGTCCTTCAACAGAATTTGAAAAAGGAAATCATAAAAAAGGATTAAAATCATCTTTGATTTCAAGAATTGCTAATTCTAAGTTAAGTGTTATCTACATTGTTATAGCAAGCTTGTTTTTAGTAATTCCTGGTTTAGTAATTCCTTCATTCCTTAAAATATTTATAGATAAATATTTAATTAATAATTTCTCAGGTTTTGTAATGCCTCTTTTACTAATTATGGGTGTAGTTCTAATTGTTAATGCTTCTTTAGTTTATCTCCAGCAATACTTTTTACTTAAATTAGAAACAAAACTTGCATTGGTAACTTCCAGTAAATTTCTTTGGCATGTTTTTCATTTACCAATTGCTTTTTTTACTCAAAGATACAGTGGCGAAATAGGTAATCGAGTCTCATTAAATGATAAAGTAGCAAAACTGTTAAGTGGGGATTTAGCCAACGCTGCATTAAATGTTATTGTTGTGATTTTTTATGCAATTTTAATGTTCTCCTATGATGTTACCCTGACTTTAATTGGTGTTTTTATGGCAGCACTAAATGTTGTCGCCTTAAGGTATGTTTCAACAGCTAGAAAAGACGGAAGTCGAAGATTAAGTAATGAAATGGGAAAGTTATTAGGTACTACAACCTCGGGAATTAGTATGATTGAAACATTAAAATCCTCTGGTAGAGAAAATGATTTTTTTACTAATTGGATAGGATATTTGGCTAAAGTAATGAATGCTCAACAAGAATTTGGATGGTTGACAATAAGGCTTAATATACTTCCAAATCTAATTTCATCTTTAACAAATACTTTAATATTAGGAATTGGTGCATTAAGGATAATGGAAGGAGAAATGACTTTAGGAACTTTAGTTGCTTTTACTTTTTTAATGAATAATTTTATTACTCCGGTAAACCAACTTGTATCAGTAGGAGCCATGCTGCACGAAACAGAAAGCGATATGGCACGCATTGATGATGTAATGAACTATGAAATTGACAAACAATTTATAGACAATGAAGATGAAAATATCCAAAAGACAAAGAATCAATTTATTAATAACAAATTGATTGGATACTTCGAAATGAAGAATGTGACTTTTGGATACAGTCGGACCATGCCTGCATTAATAGAAAACTTTAATTTAAAATTAAGACCCGGAAGCAGAGTGGCATTAGTTGGAGGTTCTGGGAGCGGAAAGTCAACCGTTGCAAGGATAGCTTCGGGACTTTATGATCCATGGGAAGGAGATATCTTACTTGATAATAAAAATAGAGCAGGTATACCCAGACATATCATTACAGAATCATTAGCGGTAATAGACCAGGAAGTCCTGGTGTTTAATGGTACTATTAAAGAAAATATTTCTTTTTGGGACACCATGATTCCTGAAAAAAACATTATAAATTCAGCAAGAGATGCTGACATTCATGATGTTATTGCAGCTAGAAATGATGGATATGAAAGCTCTGTATTAGAAGGCGGTTCGAATTTTAGTGGAGGACAGCGCCAGCGAATTGAAATTGCCAGAGCTTTAGTCTGCAACCCTACAATTTTAATTATGGACGAGGCTACCAGCGCATTAGATTCTACCACAGAAAAAATTGTGATGGATAATATTAAGAAAAGAGGATGTACTTGTTTAATTGTTGCCCATAGATTAAGCACTATAATGGACTGTGACGAGATAATAGTAATGGAGTTTGGCAAAATCGTAGAACGAGGCTCTCATAAAGAATTATTAAAACTAAATGGTGTTTATGCAAAATTGATTGAAACAAAATAA